The following are encoded in a window of Scleropages formosus chromosome 7, fSclFor1.1, whole genome shotgun sequence genomic DNA:
- the greb1l gene encoding GREB1-like protein isoform X1, which produces MVIIMIIICRAADWLKVNPEKKFLDAEVLIHCFSDMAPIPSTPQTMGNSYAGQLKSTGFSEALHSSIEASLRSSSPALLPVFSQLYLEPDRCPGPAEDVKPRVEISLQYREQSDHEPPSGQLSNCTENEEDPEEEDSSDTESPPLPYLQGPTPEGCCTVDGFCQAGKDLRLVSMATEQLEVPAGFRLVGAKSPSIPEHILVCAVDKRFLPDGNGKNALLGFLGNCVGCGEKGFRYFTEFCNHINLKLSTQPKKQKHLKYYLLRNSQGALCKGPLISWKDRKTKLSFGNPASTKPSSSSSPSSGRDSGGVDGHSSSPSSHSDSPRTRTRSTTPAALFKGQDPAMEHSATKPSAQAPPPGTKTLPIVPTALRVHGFSSGLPPGIVPGPLGSSPALPLATVTFTQPLGYQTSSPGEHTTPLPMTSGPPKKRHRGWYSGSPVPVPPTAVHVPALRPATRPPDSLLSTPVLLSTSAILQPQPVAVGDTVIVPENLLNNSGVRPVILIGYGALPYFYGNVGDIVVSLLLVSCYKGGPLSEGCLEGLGSRQPLSVEDMVLLTLQYLVQLGPDEIPLQEEFEQITRRAMICGPPAAPVPPSQLPWLARLAASVSGGSVQVLVASRSLGEGIGDALRALGEGPSPLRRPDYVAVVCVTESRGVEFCVLVLGKYQSRALAESMLTTTEFLKEISYELITGKVAALASHFKTTSLGDSLDRQLARLQRIRGKQGELDDGVHFQEAASMEPAPSTDPMSDVFQIYPPQLNVARRLLSQVCSIADTDSQHLDLGRFSKVDFLILVPASQVLVHQTAHRVRQSGVLVDLGIEDPRSARQKSDKYVVRLDGDVHAKMEAFMKKVKQNPYTLFVLIHDNAHIDLTSALSGSIAHGELQGLADRVVNCQEVLDAVNLLVLQVSSFPFTLQTRQSRIDIHNEVHWAAAESQAELGSDELLYFGLSDYSCSLQWGVASPILRWDDSFEKMVNVLLDRHPHLHSMVIRSYLLIQQYTEAIMAVAGAPSLRSHTTPETLAITEELLTGARARTGRGSMLLVRVPSLQLAMLARERLEDVRDRLGLHLHFAVVLGGPSAEITLPPAFVARLKAWRGCENEDWVPRTYQDLEGLPCILILTGKDPLGESFPRSLKYCDLRLIDSSYLTRTALEQEVGLACSYVSQRSAAPGNLEPTESTDTDPQDELSVDTKSPQSSSSSNTATSGSATENAVSSSSAPDFSQKPSSSACSSETGTAGQGEPLAQECDSQGSSLDRTKTTPVPSSSSSSSFPNSPSDCPSSSTTLQALHPVCPAPASPRVVILSRAAHGLLAGEPGGRLPSSSLLPHADVAWTSPLRPPLAPDLPGPQQSLYYRRWSSARQHHADYSNQVAPDGLAPPHPRRLLLSGPPQVGKTGAYLQFLRILFRMLIRLLEVDVYDEEELQIDLPEESDVKDTQWPDVEVFQKMPFDLCPRNPKFRRASPVYCKNMPKTLKDTDHNLDGKEDTMAKRDTVSVMLTQFAAHNAFHHCEECHRYSESSPAAEVSDCMVHAFSFRSSGLGEEVKLHFIIPRSKEQYFVFSAHDSHLESLRLPLTSDPLPDPGQIKSPIFTPTTGRHDHGLLNLFHAMEAAPHLHVLVVKEYEMPLYRKYWPNHILLVLPAEFNSAGVGAVRLIIKELSCHNLELERQRQKEQGVWPFVVMLDDSCVLWYSHRPQESDSHAAKATNISLKAVLQHMEATPKVTLYAACGICTWSNSLAASCPSAPFSRCHLQDLVMLNVDLTQNVPYDHNKYSCEEVDFNLRAHSSGLLPCRFNHFSMMRKHIPAGGSKGFPIRPRLRVSEDPTSPGPAPLSPSQYVCAPDSEHTPLDAPSHLLLEKFLQLRGHRLFPKATPDGGHPVLSVDSYLNMGPEVAVCYISSRPHSLNQDHTGLVFSGLLLYLCDSFVVSDLLKKYRFLKGATLCVISQDRSSLRQTIVRLELEDEWQFRLRDEFQTANCSEDRPLYFLTGRHV; this is translated from the exons ATGGTGATTATAATGATAATTATATGCAGAGCTGCTGATTGGCTTAAGGTAAACCCCGAAAAGAAGTTTCTGGATGCAGAAGTTTTAATACACTGTTTCAGTGACATGGCACCTATCCCCTCCACACCCCAGACGATGGGGAACTCTTATGCAGGGCAGCTTAAGTCGACGGGCTTCTCGGAGGCCCTGCACAGTTCCATCGAGGCATCCCTGCGCTCCAGCAGTCCTGCCCTGCTACCTGTCTTCAGCCAGCTGTACCTGGAGCCCGATCGCTGCCCTGGCCCTGCGGAAG ATGTAAAACCCCGGGTGGAAATCTCCCTCCAGTACAGAGAGCAGTCCGACCATGAGCCGCCCAGTGGGCAGTTGTCCAACTGCACCGAGAATGAGGAGGATCCCGAGGAAGAGGACTCATCGGACACCGAGAGTCCACCCCTCCCGTACCTGCAGGGTCCGACCCCGGAGGGCTGCTGTACCGTAGACG GTTTCTGCCAAGCTGGGAAAGACCTTCGTCTTGTCTCTATGGCAACAGAGCAACTTGAGGTCCCTGCAGGGTTCCGGCTGGTCGGCGCCAAGTCCCCCAGCATCCCTGAGCACATCCTGGTGTGTGCGGTCGACAAGCGCTTTCTACCTGACGGCAATgggaaaaatgcacttttag GGTTTTTGGGGAACTGCGTCGGCTGTGGCGAGAAGGGCTTCCGCTACTTCACAGAGTTCTGCAACCACATCAACCTGAAGCTCTCCACACAGCCCAAGAAACAGAAGCACTTGAAGTACTACCTGCTGAGGAACTCCCAGGGTGCTCTGTGCAAAGGTCCTCTCATCTCTTGGAAAG acaggaaaacaaagctGTCCTTCGGTAACCCGGCCTCCACCAAGcccagctcctcctcttcccccagCAGTGGCAGGGACAGCGGAGGTGTGGATGGCCATAgctcctccccttcctctcACTCCG ACTCTCCTCGGACCCGAACTCGGTCCACCACCCCCGCAGCGCTGTTCAAAGGCCAAGACCCGGCCATGGAGCATAGTGCCACCAAGCCCTCAGCACAGGCTCCGCCCCCAGGGACCAAGACCCTGcccatag TCCCCACTGCCTTGCGGGTGCATGGGTTCTCCAGTGGGCTGCCCCCCGGAATAGTCCCTGGCCCTCTGGGTTCCTCTCCAGCCCTCCCACTAGCCACTGTAACATTTACCCAACCTTTGGGGTACCAGACATCCAGCCCGGGAGAGCACA CAACCCCGCTTCCCATGACCTCTGGCCCCCCCAAGAAGCGCCACCGTGGCTGGTACTCCGGCTCCCCTGTGCCTGTGCCCCCCACCGCTGTACATGTGCCTGCTTTACGCCCAGCTACGCGGCCCCCAG aCTCTCTGTTGTCAACGCCTGTACTTCTGTCTACGTCAGCCATCCTGCAGCCTCAGCCTGTGGCTGTCGGAGACACGGTGATCGTCCCTGAGAACCTGCTCAACAACTCTGGAGTCCGACCTGTCATCCTTATAG GCTACGGGGCTTTGCCGTACTTCTACGGCAACGTGGGGGACATCGTGGTCAGTCTCTTGCTGGTGAGCTGCTACAAGGGCGGCCCGCTGAGTGAGGGGTGCCTGGAGGGCCTGGGCAGCAGACAGCCGCTCAGCGTGGAAGACATGGTCCTGCTCACTCTCCAGTACTTGGTTCAGCTAG GCCCAGACGAGATCCCTCTCCAGGAGGAGTTTGAGCAGATAACACGCCGAGCCATGATTTGTGGTccccctgctgcccccgtgCCACCCTCCCAGTTGCCCTGGCTGGCCCGCCTGGCTGCCAGCGTTTCCGGGGGCTCTGTACAGGTCCTGGTGGCATCCCGCTCCCTGGGGGAGGGCATCGGGGATGCGCTGCGTGCCCTAGGGGAGGGTCCCAGCCCACTGCGGCGACCAGACTATGTGGCAGTGGTCTGTGTGACGGAGTCGCGTGGGGTTGAATTCTGTGTGCtagtcctgg GGAAGTACCAGTCACGCGCCCTTGCCGAGAGCATGCTCACTACCACCGAGTTCCTGAAGGAGATCAGTTATGAGCTTATCACTGGCAAGGTGGCTGCCTTGGCATCCCACTTCAAGACCACCTCCCTGG GAGACAGCCTGGACAGACAGTTGGCCAGGCTTCAGCGGATACGGGGGAAGCAGGGTGAACTTGACGATGGCGTCCACTTCCAGGAGGCTGCTTCCATGGAGCCTGCCCCCAGCACTG ACCCGATGAGCGACGTGTTCCAGATCTACCCCCCGCAGCTGAATGTAGCACGGCGCCTCCTCTCTCAGGTGTGCTCCATCGCCGACACAGACAGCCAGCACCTGGACTTGGGCCGCTTCTCTAAAGTGGACTTCCTCATCCTGGTGCCGGCCTCGCAGGTGCTGGTGCACCAGACCGCGCATCGCGTCCGGCAGTCTG GGGTTCTCGTGGACCTGGGAATAGAGGACCCCAGATCTGCCCGGCAGAAGTCGGACAAATACGTGGTGCGCCTGGACGGAGACGTTCATGCCAAAATGGAAGCCTTCATGAAGAAGGTCAAGCAGAACCCTTACACTCTGTTTGTCCTCATCCATGACAACGCCCACATAGACCTGACCAG TGCTCTGTCAGGCTCCATCGCTCACGGCGAGCTCCAGGGCCTGGCCGATCGTGTGGTCAACTGCCAGGAAGTGCTGGATGCAGTCAACCTGCTGGTGCTCCAGGTCAGCAGCTTTCCTTTCACACTGCAGACCCGACAGTCCCGCATCGATATCCACAACGAGGTTCACTGGGCAGCAGCGGAGAGCCAG GCGGAGCTGGGATCTGACGAGCTGCTCTATTTCGGGCTGAGCGACTACAGCTGCTCGCTGCAGTGGGGCGTGGCCAGTCCCATTCTCCGCTGGGACGACTCCTTCGAAAAGATGGTCAACGTCCTGCTAGACAG GCACCCCCATTTGCACAGCATGGTGATCCGCAGCTACCTGCTCATTCAACAATACACGGAGGCTATCATGGCTGTGGCTGGTGCCCCCTCCTTGCGCAGCCACACCACCCCAGAGACCCTGGCCATCACGGAGGAACTGCTGACTGGGGCGAGGGCCAGGACTGGGCGTGGCTCCATGCTGCTGGTGCGAGTGCCCTCCCTGCAGCTGGCCATGCTGGCGCGGGAGCGGCTAGAGGACGTGCGCGACCGACTAGGCCTGCACCTCCACTTTGCTGTGGTGCTGGGGGGGCCGTCGGCCGAGATCACCCTGCCTCCGGCCTTTGTGGCTCGCCTCAAG GCCTGGCGTGGCTGTGAGAACGAAGACTGGGTCCCACGGACCTATCAGGACCTGGAAGGGCTGCCCTGCATCCTCATCCTCACTGGAAAGGACCCACTGGGGGAGAGCTTCCCCAG GTCTCTGAAGTATTGCGACCTTCGCCTGATCGACTCCAGCTACCTGACACGCACGGCGCTGGAGCAGGAAGTGGGGCTGGCCTGCTCCTACGTGTCCCAGAGATCTGCAGCCCCGGGGAACCTGGAGCCCACAGAGTCCACTGATACGGACCCTCAGGATGAGCTGAGTGTGGACACCAAGAGcccacagagcagcagcagcagcaacactgcCACCTCTG GTTCTGCCACAGAGAACGCAGTGAGCTCCTCCAGTGCTCCAGACTTCTCCCAGAAGCCCTCCAGCTCCGCCTGCTCCAGTGAGACCGGTACTGCCGGGCAGGGGGAGCCACTTGCTCAGGAGTGTGATTCTCAGGGGAGCTCTCTGGACCGTACTAAGACCACACCCGTgccttcatcctcctcttcttcctccttcccCAACTCCCCCTCCGACTGCCCCTCCTCATCCACCACCCTTCAAGCCCTCCACCCCGTCTGCCCTGCCCCTGCCTCTCCCCGTGTGGTCATCCTGTCTCGAGCCGCCCACGGTCTACTGGCGGGTGAGCCGGGGGGCCGTCTGCCTTCGTCCTCCCTGCTTCCACATGCCGATGTGGCCTGGACAAGTCCACTGCGGCCTCCCCTGGCCCCCGATCTCCCTGGGCCCCAGCAGTCCCTTTACTACCGCCGGTGGTCCAGCGCCCGCCAACACCATGCTGACTACAGCAACCAGGTAGCCCCCGATGGCTTGGCCCCCCCGCACCCTCGCCGACTGCTGCTCAGCGGACCCCCGCAA GTGGGGAAGACTGGTGCCTACCTGCAGTTCCTGCGTATCCTGTTCCGCATGCTGATCCGCTTACTGGAGGTGGATGTTTACGACGAAGAGGAGCTGCAGATTG ATCTGCCAGAAGAGTCGGACGTCAAAGACACGCAGTGGCCCGATGTGGAAGTTTTCCAAAAGATGCCCTTTGACCTTTGCCCTCGCAATCCCAAATTCAGAAGGGCCAGCCCAGTGTACTGCAAAAACATGCCGAAGACCTTGAAAGATACAG ACCACAACCTGGATGGCAAAGAGGATACAATGGCCAAGCGAGACACCGTATCAGTAATGCTGACCCAGTTTGCAGCCCACAATGCATTTCATCACTGTGAAGAGTGTCACCGCTACAGCGAGAGCAGCCCTGCTGCCGAG GTGTCAGACTGCATGGTCCACGCATTCTCCTTCCGCTCTTCGGGGCTGGGCGAGGAGGTCAAGCTGCACTTCATCATCCCCAGATCCAAGGAGCAGTACTTTGTGTTCAGCGCTCATGACAGCCACCTGGAGAGCCTGCGCCTGCCCCTCACCTCGGACCCACTGCCA GACCCTGGACAGATAAAGAGCCCCATCTTCACCCCCACCACGGGCCGGCACGATCACGGCCTGCTCAACCTCTTTCATGCCATGGAAGCAGCCCCCCACCTGCACGTCCTGGTTGTCAAGGAATACGAGATGCCGCTCTATAGGAAGTATTGGCCCAACCACATCCTTCTGGTGCTGCCTGCTGAATTCAACAGTGCTGGAGTGG GGGCGGTGAGGTTGATCATCAAGGAGCTGTCTTGCCACAACCTGGAGCTAGAGCGGCAGCGTCAGAAGGAGCAGGGGGTGTGGCCCTTTGTGGTGATGCTGGACGACTCCTGCGTGCTTTGGTACTCTCATCGCCCCCAAGAGAGCGACAG TCACGCAGCCAAGGCCACCAACATCTCCCTCAAAGCCGTTCTGCAGCACATGGAGGCCACGCCCAAGGTGACCCTGTACGCCGCCTGCGGGATCTGCACGTGGAGCAACAGCCTGGCTGCAAGCTGCCCCTCTGCCCCCTTCTCCCGCTGCCACCTCCAAGACCTGGTCATGCTCAATGTAGATCTGACACAGAATGTGCCATATGACCATAACAA GTACAGCTGTGAGGAGGTGGATTTCAATCTGCGTGCTCACAGCAGCGGCCTGCTGCCCTGCCGGTTCAACCACTTCAGCATGATGAGGAAGCACATCCCCGCTGGTGGAAGCAAGGGCTTTCCAATCCGGCCCAGGCTCAGG GTATCAGAAGACCCCACCTCCCCAGGACCTGCCCCCTTAAGCCCTTCCCAGTATGTGTGTGCCCCAGACAGCGAGCACACCCCTCTGGATGCCCCATCCCACCTGCTACTGGAGAAGTTCCTCCAGCTGCGAGGCCACAGGCTCTTTCCCAAGGCCACACCTGACGGCGGACACCCCGTGCTCTCTGTGGACAGCTACCTCAACATGGGTCCAGAG GTGGCGGTTTGCTACATCAGCTCGCGGCCACACTCCCTCAACCAGGACCACACGGGGCTGGTGTTCAGTGGGCTGCTGCTATACCTCTGTGATTCCTTTGTGGTCTCCGACCTGCTCAAGAAATACCGGTTCCTCAAGG GTGCCACCCTGTGTGTGATCTCTCAGGACCGCAGCTCGCTGCGCCAGACCATTGTACGTTTGGAGCTGGAGGACGAGTGGCAGTTTCGGCTGCGCGACGAGTTCCAGACGGCCAACTGCAGTGAGGACCGGCCCCTCTATTTTCTGACAGGTCGCCATGTCTGA